The Neisseria macacae ATCC 33926 genome contains the following window.
TTTTTGACGTACTGCTTCGGTCAAAACGCCGCCTTCGCCATAACCGACATAACCCGGAGGCGAGCCTTTGAGTTGGGAAACGGTATGCGCTTCGCGGTATTCGGACAGGTTGATGGTAATCAGCGATTTTTCGCCGCCGAACAGCGCATCTGCCAAAGCCAGCGCCGTTTCTGTTTTACCTACACCGGACGGACCGCTCAACAGGAATACGCCCAATGGGGAATCGTTGGTTTTCAAACCGGCTTTAGCGGCTCTCAAACTTTGCGCGATAGCATGAATGGCTTCACTTTGCCCAACCACGCGTTTCTCAAGCAGGCTTTCCAGTTGCAGCAGGTTTGCCAGTTCGTCTTTGAGAACGCTGCCTGCGGGGACGCCCGTCCAATCGGCAATAATATCGGCGATTACGGTCTCATCAACGCTGGTGAAAATCAACGGTTTACCGGCGACAACGGCATCAAGCTGTTGCTGTTTCTCGGTCAGACTGTGTTGCGCGGCTTGTCGCTCTTCAGAAGTCAATTCTGTATTCTTGGCAGCTTCCATCAAGGATTGGATTTCATCCGCCAATTGTTTTTCTTCCTGATATCGGCGGTTCATTTCTTCGCGCTCTTCATTCAATTGGGCAATCTCTTGCTCAACTTGTCGAATGTTATCTTGCTGCGAAGCATTCAGACGACCTAATTGCTTGTCGGCATCCAATGCTTCCAGCTCGCGCTGCAGTGAAGAAATTTGGGCATCCATCAAACCGAAAATATGAGGCACGGTATCCAAACTCATACGGACGCGTGCGGCTGCCGTATCCAACAAATCTACGGCTTTGTCCGGCAGTTGGCGGCCGGTAATGTATTTTCGGGAAAGTTGTACGGCTGCGATGACGGCGGAGTCCTGAATATGGACTTTATGGTAAGCGGCATAACGTTGCTTCAAACCGCGGAGCATGGTGAATGCAGCCTCATCATCGGGTTCGTCAACTTTGACCATTTGGAAACGGCGTTCCAACGCGGCGTCTTTTTCAAAGTATTGTTTGTATTCGCTCCAGGTTGTCGCTGCGATGGTACGCAATTCACCCCGCGCCAAAGCCGGTTTTAAGAGGTTGGCTGCATCCGCGCCGCCCGCGCTGTTTCCGGCACCGATTAATGTATGCGCTTCGTCGATGAATAATAAAACGGGTTCTTCAGAATTCTGAACAGCCTCGATAACATTGCGCAGGCGTTGTTCAAATTCACCCTTCACCCCCGCACCCGCTTGCAGAAGACCTAAGTCCAACACTAATACTTGGGTGTTTTCCAATACCTTAGGCACCTCGCCTGAAGCGATTTTCAATGCCAGACCTTCTACCAATGCAGTTTTACCGACACCCGGTTCGCCAACCAAAATAGGGTTGTTTTTGCGGCGACGCGATAAAATATCCATCATTTGACGGATTTCAGTTTCACGTCCAAATACAGGGTCAATACCGCCCTGAGCGGCTTTTTCAGTCAAATTGACGGTAAAACGTGCAAGCGCATCGTTTTGTCCTGCTGTAGCGGTTTGTTGGGGTTTAGATTCTGCTGAAACTGTATGCTGACCTTCTTCTGAAGCCGGCTGCGCAAATGTATTATTCTCACCTTCGATAGAAACCTCGTCCAACCAGGTTTTCAGACGACCTATCTGTGTTTCAGTCAGGCTTAATAAGGGCCATGCTTCCTGCGTCATCAGACGGTAAGGAGATTTCAGCAATGCCTGATACAGGAAAGCTGAACGGATCTCAGATGCACCTTCGTCACTTGCCAACAACCATGCATCCGACAATAAACTAATCAATGATTTAGACAAAGAAGGATTACCACGAACATTGCGTGGAAGTTTGTCCATCGTACTCAACAAAGGATTCCAAATATTTTCTAAATCAATTTCGTAACGCCTCAATAAGGCATTAACGTCTCCATCCCCTAGTTCGAGCAATTTGATAAATAAATGGTCAACCGTAATTTCGGCATGACCTCGTGTTTGACATAAGCCGGCTGCAGCTTCCATCGCCTGCTGACAATGCGTGTTCAGACGACGTAATAATAATGCTTGATCATGTGCAGACATTTGATATCCCTGATGTAAAAATGTGTTATAAAAAAGTGCTACCTTTATCAGGCAGCACTTTATGTGGATTATTAAGCGCGGCTTTCGTTCCAGCTGTCGGAATGAATGATGTTTCCGTCTTTATAAGTCCAAGTGATTTTTTCGTAACGCAATTCAACGCGTTCCAAGTGATTGTAACGTTCACGAGCAGGATCTTTGATGTTGTGCATTACAGGACCCACTGCTACAACTTTAACGTTGTCCAGTTTGGTATTGAAATACTCTTTCTCTTGACCGGAAGCGTCAATTTGGTACCACTTGATTTCTACTTCTTTCAAAGTTTGACCAGTTGTTACTGCTTTGTACAGGTATGGTGAAGAAGCATCGTATTCTTTGAACAATACGATAGGTTCGTGAACGCGAGTACCTGTCAGTTTGCCGGTATTGGCATCCGTAGGAATACGGACATTGTGCAGAAACTCAACGATTTCAACGCTGTCTTCGCGACCATTGACGTCAACAGAACCTTTAATAACGGAACCGCCATCGTCTTTCAACCACATATAAGCAGGAATTGCCATATTTTTACTCCTTAGTTTTATTGAAAACGCCTTAAGTTGTGAGGCTTAAAGCAACTTGTGCTGCATTAAATTTACTGTTTTACAGCCGGAATCAGTATGATCTCAACCCTACGGTTTTTGGCCTTACCTTCTTCCGTCTGATTATCTGCAATAGGCTTGGTATCACCCAATCCTTTAACCTCAAACCGACTCTCCGGAACATTAGAAGAGATAACCAACCAATCTTTGACCGATTGAGCACGCTTTTCTGATAACTGCTGATTAGAAACAGGATTTCCAACATTATCAGTATGTCCTTCAACTAAAATTCGTGTATCAGGATGTGACTCGATTGCTTTTAATGCACCAATCAATGCTTTATTGGCATTATTTTTTAGTTCAAACTGACCTGTTTCAAACAAAGCCAAGCTGTCTAAAGTAATAACTACAGGTTTCACAGGTTCCGGTTTTATCGGTTTTGGAGGTGGAGGATCTTTCGGCATTAAGGCTTTTAACTTTGGAATATATAAATCCGCACGATATAACCCTAATCCTAAATGTGCTGGTACACCCTCATCACGGTATTTCTCAAGCAATTGCAAATCCTGCTTTAGCAATACCAAATGTTGTTGCCGCTCATTTGAATTTGCCTCAGACCGAACATTTTCTACATGCCGGCTGATTTGTTCTATTAAACGGCTATTGTTTTTCATAGAGAAAAACGAAGCAGATAAAAAACCTAATGCACAAACAGATAATACTTTAAAAAGTATATCAATAGCATGATTTTTATGATAAACGGTATATTTATCTGACAATTCGGTATGAATATATTGAAATTGATTACCTTGATAATTATTAAAAGAATGGATTAACCCTTGTGTATTCTTAGAAATATAAGTTGCCCATACTGATTTGGCTTGGCAGTCTCCATCGTCAACTACGCTTAAGCTGCGCACATCGACATATTCCCACCCCCCGTCTGTACGATTCAACAATTGCTCCTCGACGCAATTGAGTGCCTCGATCAGCCATATATATTGACAGCCGTTTGATTGTTTATTTTGCTGTAAAAACTCAATAGACAGACTTTCTTTAAAATCAGTAAAAAACTGATTAATATTTAATACATTCCATCTGCCTTGAGTTTTTAAGGCAAAAAATAGCTCTCTTTTATCTGAAGACTCTTTGAAAAGAAAGGGAGCACGAATAACAAAACTTACAGGTATAGATATACCCATCTTTTTTTGCAAAAACAATATATTGCGCAACCACCCCCGCATAACCATAGATACATCGGCATTTATGGCGGGAGACAACACCAGCTCTATGCTAAGTGAGATTTGTTTACGGGCTATATTCTGAAGCAGATTCCAAACTACAGTGTATAAATGTTCTGGATTAAAAATATTTATATATACTGTGTCATCATACCTCTCGACTAAATTCGACATCTTCACTGCAGAATCAGGCATACGTAAAACGTAACGCCCAGTAAATCCAGTATTATTTAATTCTGTCGCAATTTGCTGCCAAACTTCTGAACCAATACTGATATTTTCCTTGTTCTTACGCTGCCTGATTAACCAAGCACAAAATATAGCAACAATTGACAAAGCTAGAATACCGCCTTTCAGCATCCAACTAGCTTGCCAATATATTGCCAATACATAAAACAGTATAAGCTCAACTACTATAAAAATAATGAAAGACGAGAGCTTTTGATAAGTCATTATGAAATTACTCTAAATTTATAATGCTTGAGTTTGTTCAACCAAAGTATCCAGATAGTATCCAAATGCAAAATAAGCTACTACTACAATAACAGAACAACAGATAAATACCCATATCGGACTAATCGTCAGCAAACTCTTAAGAGGCATGCTTTTACGATCAACATAGAATATTTGCCCATCTTGAGTTACCGCATTGCTAGACAACCCAGCAACCATTTTTTTCAAGCTATTTTGTGAATTTTGAAGAGCCATTTCATCTAAAATATAACGTCCCTTGAAGCCCAAATTGATTACACTCAAATATGCCTCAGCGATCAAAGAATTGGCACTGCCTGTTTTGCACAGCTTTTCAATTTTGTCGCACAATACATCGCCTGCATTGTATGATTGGAAGAAATGTACTTGCATGGGATTCATTTCCCACACTTCTCGATCACTTCCTTGCAAATTCTGCAATGCAACCTCATCCAAAAGCGCACACTGCGCATAAGAAATCTCTTCAATCTCCTCTGCACTACGACCAGAGCTTGCTAAATTCTTTCTTAAATTCTCTACCAAAGTTTTGCCATACTCATACCATGTTGAGGCATGCTCGGGACTAAAACCTGCCGATAATGCGGATACGGTCAAAGCAGTATCTCTTAATTCACTTCGAATCAATGGATTATGGTTCATATTAAATACTCACTACTGCAAACAAGCTTAAATGTAAATTGGGTATAGATGTTGGAACGTAAATACTACATACCTGCGATTGCATCATTCTTGAAAATGCCACATGCCGTTTGTCTAATCTGAAGTAAACATTATCCATTCGGAACGGCAAACCAGGAGGGGTTTGATTCAACAACTGCAAAGGCACTCCCATTACTGCCGTATTGATAACGCGTTCCACGTCTTCAGGTGCACCAATTTTGCTAACCAATGGCAATTGCTTCTGCAATTCAGCAAAAACAACGGAATCAGAATGTGCCGAGATATAAAACTCCGCATTATCATCAATTCTGCTGTCAAATATCTGCGCTCGCCAATGTGTGGATTTTGTATGTTCTAACGACAATTCGATGACAGGCGATGGAATGACTTCATCTAACAGACTGCGGATTTTCAACTCCAAACGGTTGAAGGTTCCAAACAGATCAAAATGATCGTATGGTTCCATCTCATTCACAGATTCACTCACCCTGAATGTGTACAACATACCAAGTAAACGAACCAAGAGCTTATAAAGCTCCTCTGGATGTTGCTGCGGGTAATCATTCAAATGTTTCAATTCAGGATAAATCGTATTTAATCCGTGCAAGAACCAGAACAAGGTCGAGTCAGACACAGAAAAATCGACCGTATTTTCACTACGCGCCCGGCGGCGGGCAGATAAGTTATCTATACGGGACAACACCAGCAAAGTGATTCTATTCAGACATGAAAGTAAAACTTCCGAACCTGTAATCGACAATAATGGAGGGATGTAGTCTTTAGACCAAATCAATGCTCCATTCTCGTTTTTTTCCACTACGCCGATGGGGCATGTAATGTAATCGTCATTATCCTCGAAATCAAAACGAATTTGTAAATTTAATTGCTCAACGGCAAGTTCTGCCTCCTCAGCGGAAAATAAATCCTCAACTTGCTCGAACTTTTTCACAAACCGTCTGGGGGTATTTCCAGCCCCGTTTTCATCCACCAAATTCGGTACATGCGCTTGATAAACCGGGAGAGCCAGCAACACTGTATTTCGCGCTCTCATAGGCAGGCTATTAATATCACGAACTTCAACAGAGCCACTGCCCGACTGCAAGTCGATTAGAGTTCCGTCCGGCAGGCAGGCCTGAAGCTCATTCAATTTAATTTTTCCTAATTCAAGCGTCTGCTGGTCGAACTCGCAACGAAAACATCCCCACCTGAATTCACCCATCAATTTTATTACTGTTGCATAAATGTAACTATTAAAAACGTTTTGTTGTTGGAAGTGCTGAGGAGAGAGCAAGACACCCTCTTCCCATAATGGTTTATGAAATTTCACTGTTTATACCTTTTAAATACCTTTTGTCAGATAAATTTTGAATGCAATAGACAACAGTATACCTAACATTTATACTATTTAGATAGAAATATATCCAAATTTAGTATTTATATTTCATTTGAAACGAAAGATTTTCCCTTCAACACATAACAGAGAATAGGATTAGCCGTGAGCAAAAGTTTCCAAAACGAAGTTCCACCTTCACGTATCAATATCAAACTAGACCTCCATACCGGAGGCGCACAGAAAAAAGTCGAGCTTCCGCTCAAACTTTTAGTCACCGGTGATTACAGCAATGGTCAAGACAAACGCGACCTTGCCGAAAAAGAAAAAGTCAATATCAACAAAAACAACTTTGATTCCGTATTGTCCGACTTCAATCCTAAAGCCAACCTGACTGTGAAAAACACCCTCTCTCCTGCCGGCGGCGAGATGAACATCAATTTGAATTTCAAATCTATGCGGGATTTCCATCCGGAACAAATTGCACAAAATGTTCCCGAGCTGCGCGCTTTATTGGCTATGCGTAACCTGCTCCGTGACTTGAAATCCAACCTGTTAGACGATTCTGCATTCCGTCGCGAACTGGAAACCATCTTGCGTGACGAAAATCTGTCTGCCGAACTGCGCGACCGCCTCGAAAAAATTGCACCTGTTAACAAATAAAACACAAGGTCGTCTGAAAACACCCGTAAGGATTTAAAATATGCAAAAACGCCAAGAAGCCCAAACAACCGTTATAGAACAAGAAAACACAGCCAGTGTTTATGAAACACTGTGTCAAAAAATCAACTTAAACGCCGTCGACTCCGTCATCGATATCGAACAGTTCCAAAGCGCCGAAAAAATGTCCGAAGCCTCTGCGGATGAACGTATCGCAGCAGCGGTCAGCGTATTTTTAAAGATGATTCAGGACTCATCTCAAAAAGTAGAACGCCTCGACAAAAGTCTGTTGGACTACCACATCGCACGCATTGACGAACAGCTCAGCCGCCAATTAGATGAAATCCTCCATAACGAAGAATTCCAAAAAATCGAATCTGCATGGCGCGGTCTGAAATTCTTGGTTGACCGTACAGACTTCCGTCACAATGTTAAAATCGAAATCCTCGACGTCTCCAAAGAAGACTTGATTCAAGACTTTGAAGATGCCCCTGAAATTGTCCAAAGCGGACTGTATCGCCACACCTATAGCAACGAATACGACACCCCGGGCGGCGAACCTATCGGCGCAGTCATCTCCAACTACGAATTTGACCGCAGCCCGCAAGACATGGCTTTACTGCGCAATATTTCACGCGTCTCCGCCTCTGCACACATGCCATTCATCGGCTCTGTCGGCCCATCTTTCTTCGGTAAGGAAAGCATGGAAGAAGTCGCCGGCATTCAGGACTTGGCGAACTATATGGACCGTGCCGAATACATCAAATGGAAAAGCTTCCGAGAAACCGATGATGCGCGCTATATCGGCCTGACCCTGCCCCGCTTCCTTGCTCGTCTGCCTTACGGTAGCGATACAGTTCCTGTACGCAGCTTCAATTACGAAGAACAAGTTAAGGGCACCGAACACGATCGTTACTTATGGGCAAACGCATCCTTTGCCTTCGCTGCCAACATGGTTCGCAGCTTCATCAACAACGGCTGGTGCGTTCAAATCCGCGGACCACAAGCCGGCGGTCTAATTGAAGACTTGCCTATCCATATGTATGATTTGGGTACCGGCAATCAAGTAAAAATCCCTACCGAAGTCCTGATTCCCGAAACCCGCGAATTTGAATTTGCCAATTTGGGCTTCGTACCGCTGTCTTTCTATAAAAACCGCGATTACGCCTGCTTCTTCTCGGCCAACTCAACACAAAAACCTGCGCTCTACGAAACCAAAGAAGCAACGGCAAACAGCCGCATCAATGCCCGTTTGCCTTACGTTTTCCTGCTTTCCCGTCTGGCTCACTATCTCAAGCTGATCCAACGCGAAAACATCGGTACAACCAAAGACCGCCGTATGCTCGAACTGGAATTGAACACTTGGATCAATACATTGGTTACTGAAATGACAGACCCAAGCGACGAGTTGCAGGCAACACATCCTCTGCGTGAAGCCAAAGTCTTGGTTGAAGATATCGAAGACAACCCCGGCTTCTTCAAAGTCCGTCTGTTTGCCCGTCCTCACTTCCAAATCGAAGGCTTGGATGTGAACCTGTCCTTGGTATCTCAAATGCCGAAAGAGAAAAAATAAACCCTTGAATAACGGTATCGCATGATTTGTCTTCCATATATTCATGCAATGAATCATTAAGACAGCAGAGCCTTAATCGTTTACTGCTGAAGACAATCTAAAATGATGCTGGACTCAAGCGGTCGTTCTGTATTTGCTACATGAACGACCGCTTTATTTTTTGGCAAATGAAATTCATTAGGACGACATCGCGTTTTCTCCTTATATAGTGGATTAAATTTAAATCAGGACAAGGCGAGGTAACGTCGTCCTGGTTTAAAGTTAATCCACTATATTGAGACCTTTGCAAAATTCCCCAAAATCCCCTAAATTCCCATCAAGACATTTAGGGGATTTTCCATGAGCACCTTCTTCCAGCAAACCGCACAAGCCATGATTGCCAAACACATCGACCGCTTCCCATTATTGAAGTTGGATCAGGTGATTGATTGGCAGCCTATCGAACAATACCTGAACCGTCAAAGAACCCGTTACCTTAGAGACCACCGCGGCCGTCCGGCCTATCCCCTGTTGTCCATGTTCAAAGCCGTCCTGCTCGGACAATGGCACAGCCTCTCCGATCCCGAACTCGAACACAGCCTCATCACCCGCATCGATTTCAACCTGTTTTGCCGTTTTGACGAACTGAGCATCCCCGATTACAGCACCTTATGCCGCTACCGCAACTGGCTGGCGCAAGATGACACCCTGTCCGAATTGCTCAAACTGATTAACTGCCAACTGGCCGAAAAAAACCTAAAAGTAGAGAAAGCATCCGCCGCCGCCGTTGACGCCACCATTATTCAGACCGCCGGCAGCAAACAGCGTCAGGCCATAGAAGTCGATGAAGAAGGACAAGTCAGCGGCCAAACCACACCGAGTAAAGACAAAGATGCCCGCTGGACAAAGAAAAACGGCCTCTACAAACTCGGTTACAAACAACATACCCGTACCGATGAGGAAGGCTATATCGAGAAACTGCACATCACCCCCGCCAATGTCCATGAGTGCAACCATCTGTCCCCTTTGTTGGAAGGTATTGCCGAAGGCACGACCGTCTATGCCGACAAAGGCTACGACAGTAAGGAAAACCGGCAACATCTGAAAGAGCATCAGTTGTTAGACGGCATTATGCGCAAAGCCTGCCGCAACCGTCCGCTGACGGAAGCGCAAACCAAACGTAACCGATATTTGTCGAAGACCCGTTATGTGGTCGAACAAAGCTTCGGTACGCTGCACCGTAAATTCCGCTACGCCCGAGCAGCCTATTTTGGTCTGTGTAAAGTGAGTACGCAAAGCCATCTGAAGGCGATGTGTTTGAACCTGTTGAAAGCGGCCAACAGGCTAAGTGTGCCTGTTGCTGCCTAAAAGGTGGCCTGGATGCCTGATTATGAGGCGTCCGGGGAGGATTAAGGGGGCATTTGGGTAGAATCGGGAGTGATTGGGGCGGAAACAGCCGAAAACCTGTGTTGGGGTTTCGGTTGTCGGGAGGAGGGCTTTTTTGCAAAGGTCTCATATTATCTAAATGCACTTCAGCCATCTCATTGTTCCATTATTCTTTTATATAGTGGATTAACTTTAAACCAGTACGGCGTTGCCTCGCCTTGCCGTACTATCTGTACTGTCTGCGGCTTCGTCGCCTTGTCCTGATTTAAATTTAATCCACTATAAAAACCAAAAGGTCGTCTGAAACCATTTCAGACGACCTTTTTATGCGTTTATCTCTTTACTTTTATTCCCACTCGATCGTGGCAGGCGGTTTGCCGCTTACATCGTAAACCACGCGGTTGATGCCTTTGACTTCGTTGATGATGCGGTTGGACACGCGGCCGAGCAGCGAGTACGGCAGTTCTGCCCAGTGTGCGGTCATGAAGTCGCTGGTGATGACTGCGCGCAACGCGACGACGTAGTCGTAAGTGCGTCCGTCGCCCATTACGCCGACGGATTTTACGGGCAGGAACACGGCGAAGGCTTGGCTGGTCAAGTCGTACCAAGATGTGCCGTTTTCGTCGGTGGTGTTGCGCAATTCTTGGATGAAAATGTCGTCCGCTTGACGCAGCAAGTCGGCGTATTCTTTTTTCACTTCGCCCAAGATGCGCACGCCCAAACCGGGGCCGGGGAACGGATGGCGGTACACCATTTCACGCGGCAAGCCCAAAGCGACGCCCAGTTCGCGCACTTCGTCTTTGAACAAGTCGCGCAACGGCTCAAGCAGCTTGAGTTTCATGTTTTCAGGCAGGCCTCCGACGTTGTGGTGCGATTTGATGGCGTGGGCTTTTTTGGTTTTCGCGCCTGCGGATTCGATTACGTCGGGGTAAATCGTGCCTTGCGCCAGCCATTTGGCGTTGGTGAGTTTTTTTTCTTCAGCATCAAATACTTCGATAAATTCCGCACCGATGATTTTGCGTTTTTTCTCGGGATCGGTAACGCCGGCGAGTTTCGCCATGAATTGCTCTTCGGCATCGACATGAATCACTTTCACACCCAAATTGCGGGCGAACATATCCATCACCATTTTGCCTTCGTTCAGGCGCAAAAGACCGTGATCGACGAACACGCAAGTCAGTTGGTCGCCGATGGCGCGGTGAATCAGCGCGGCGGCTACGGAAGAGTCCACGCCGCCCGACAGACCCAAAATCACTTCGTCGCTGCCGACCTGTTCGCGGATTTTGGCAACGGCTTCTTCGATGTAGTTCGGCATCGTCCAGCTGGGTTGCGCGCCGCAGATGTCCAAGACAAAGCGGTTCAACAGGGCGCGGCCTTGTTTGGTGTGGGTCACTTCCGGGTGGAATTGGATGCCGTAGAATCGTTTTTCAACGTTTTCCATCATGGCAATCGGGCATGACGGAGTATCGCCGATCACAGCAAAGCCGTTGGGCAGTTTGGATACTTTGTCGCCGTGGCTCATCCATACGTCCAGCGTATTCGGCGCGTCGTCGTAAATATCGCGTGTCAGTTCGCTATCGATGGTTTTGACTTGCGCGTAACCGAATTCGCGCTGGTTGCCGGGCTGAACTTCGCCGCCCAAGTGGTGCGCCATAAACTGCATTCCATAGCAGATACCCAAAACCGGAATACCCAAATCAAAGATGCCGGTATCGGCTTGATAGTCGGATTCGTAAACGGAATTGGGGCCGCCGGAAAGGATGATGCCTTTCGGATTGAAGGCTTTGATTTCGTCCAAAGGCATGTCGAAAGAATGCAGCTCGCAGTAAACATGAGCCTCGCGCACGCGGCGGGCGATC
Protein-coding sequences here:
- the tssH gene encoding type VI secretion system ATPase TssH, yielding MSAHDQALLLRRLNTHCQQAMEAAAGLCQTRGHAEITVDHLFIKLLELGDGDVNALLRRYEIDLENIWNPLLSTMDKLPRNVRGNPSLSKSLISLLSDAWLLASDEGASEIRSAFLYQALLKSPYRLMTQEAWPLLSLTETQIGRLKTWLDEVSIEGENNTFAQPASEEGQHTVSAESKPQQTATAGQNDALARFTVNLTEKAAQGGIDPVFGRETEIRQMMDILSRRRKNNPILVGEPGVGKTALVEGLALKIASGEVPKVLENTQVLVLDLGLLQAGAGVKGEFEQRLRNVIEAVQNSEEPVLLFIDEAHTLIGAGNSAGGADAANLLKPALARGELRTIAATTWSEYKQYFEKDAALERRFQMVKVDEPDDEAAFTMLRGLKQRYAAYHKVHIQDSAVIAAVQLSRKYITGRQLPDKAVDLLDTAAARVRMSLDTVPHIFGLMDAQISSLQRELEALDADKQLGRLNASQQDNIRQVEQEIAQLNEEREEMNRRYQEEKQLADEIQSLMEAAKNTELTSEERQAAQHSLTEKQQQLDAVVAGKPLIFTSVDETVIADIIADWTGVPAGSVLKDELANLLQLESLLEKRVVGQSEAIHAIAQSLRAAKAGLKTNDSPLGVFLLSGPSGVGKTETALALADALFGGEKSLITINLSEYREAHTVSQLKGSPPGYVGYGEGGVLTEAVRQKPYSVVLLDEVEKAHKDILNLFYQVFDKGMMRDGEGREIDFKNTVILMTSNLGANELTQLLKPQEPEETEEAVAEEGKEQNVQEEQIVDTEVELSAQMPDGSSENACVSDDPVETDETPEFSLEELAEAIRPILTDHFQAALLARMQVVPYRPLEKEALAQIVRLKLDKIADRLYEAHQTRLSYSEDFAALLADSCTTGDSGARNIDHLLNRQVMPAIAQSFLQWQQTAGHMPEHAKLELGEDGIDVLFE
- a CDS encoding Hcp family type VI secretion system effector; amino-acid sequence: MAIPAYMWLKDDGGSVIKGSVDVNGREDSVEIVEFLHNVRIPTDANTGKLTGTRVHEPIVLFKEYDASSPYLYKAVTTGQTLKEVEIKWYQIDASGQEKEYFNTKLDNVKVVAVGPVMHNIKDPARERYNHLERVELRYEKITWTYKDGNIIHSDSWNESRA
- a CDS encoding OmpA family protein, which translates into the protein MTYQKLSSFIIFIVVELILFYVLAIYWQASWMLKGGILALSIVAIFCAWLIRQRKNKENISIGSEVWQQIATELNNTGFTGRYVLRMPDSAVKMSNLVERYDDTVYINIFNPEHLYTVVWNLLQNIARKQISLSIELVLSPAINADVSMVMRGWLRNILFLQKKMGISIPVSFVIRAPFLFKESSDKRELFFALKTQGRWNVLNINQFFTDFKESLSIEFLQQNKQSNGCQYIWLIEALNCVEEQLLNRTDGGWEYVDVRSLSVVDDGDCQAKSVWATYISKNTQGLIHSFNNYQGNQFQYIHTELSDKYTVYHKNHAIDILFKVLSVCALGFLSASFFSMKNNSRLIEQISRHVENVRSEANSNERQQHLVLLKQDLQLLEKYRDEGVPAHLGLGLYRADLYIPKLKALMPKDPPPPKPIKPEPVKPVVITLDSLALFETGQFELKNNANKALIGALKAIESHPDTRILVEGHTDNVGNPVSNQQLSEKRAQSVKDWLVISSNVPESRFEVKGLGDTKPIADNQTEEGKAKNRRVEIILIPAVKQ
- a CDS encoding DotU family type IV/VI secretion system protein encodes the protein MNHNPLIRSELRDTALTVSALSAGFSPEHASTWYEYGKTLVENLRKNLASSGRSAEEIEEISYAQCALLDEVALQNLQGSDREVWEMNPMQVHFFQSYNAGDVLCDKIEKLCKTGSANSLIAEAYLSVINLGFKGRYILDEMALQNSQNSLKKMVAGLSSNAVTQDGQIFYVDRKSMPLKSLLTISPIWVFICCSVIVVVAYFAFGYYLDTLVEQTQAL
- the tssK gene encoding type VI secretion system baseplate subunit TssK — encoded protein: MKFHKPLWEEGVLLSPQHFQQQNVFNSYIYATVIKLMGEFRWGCFRCEFDQQTLELGKIKLNELQACLPDGTLIDLQSGSGSVEVRDINSLPMRARNTVLLALPVYQAHVPNLVDENGAGNTPRRFVKKFEQVEDLFSAEEAELAVEQLNLQIRFDFEDNDDYITCPIGVVEKNENGALIWSKDYIPPLLSITGSEVLLSCLNRITLLVLSRIDNLSARRRARSENTVDFSVSDSTLFWFLHGLNTIYPELKHLNDYPQQHPEELYKLLVRLLGMLYTFRVSESVNEMEPYDHFDLFGTFNRLELKIRSLLDEVIPSPVIELSLEHTKSTHWRAQIFDSRIDDNAEFYISAHSDSVVFAELQKQLPLVSKIGAPEDVERVINTAVMGVPLQLLNQTPPGLPFRMDNVYFRLDKRHVAFSRMMQSQVCSIYVPTSIPNLHLSLFAVVSI
- the tssB gene encoding type VI secretion system contractile sheath small subunit, whose protein sequence is MSKSFQNEVPPSRINIKLDLHTGGAQKKVELPLKLLVTGDYSNGQDKRDLAEKEKVNINKNNFDSVLSDFNPKANLTVKNTLSPAGGEMNINLNFKSMRDFHPEQIAQNVPELRALLAMRNLLRDLKSNLLDDSAFRRELETILRDENLSAELRDRLEKIAPVNK
- the tssC gene encoding type VI secretion system contractile sheath large subunit, whose amino-acid sequence is MQKRQEAQTTVIEQENTASVYETLCQKINLNAVDSVIDIEQFQSAEKMSEASADERIAAAVSVFLKMIQDSSQKVERLDKSLLDYHIARIDEQLSRQLDEILHNEEFQKIESAWRGLKFLVDRTDFRHNVKIEILDVSKEDLIQDFEDAPEIVQSGLYRHTYSNEYDTPGGEPIGAVISNYEFDRSPQDMALLRNISRVSASAHMPFIGSVGPSFFGKESMEEVAGIQDLANYMDRAEYIKWKSFRETDDARYIGLTLPRFLARLPYGSDTVPVRSFNYEEQVKGTEHDRYLWANASFAFAANMVRSFINNGWCVQIRGPQAGGLIEDLPIHMYDLGTGNQVKIPTEVLIPETREFEFANLGFVPLSFYKNRDYACFFSANSTQKPALYETKEATANSRINARLPYVFLLSRLAHYLKLIQRENIGTTKDRRMLELELNTWINTLVTEMTDPSDELQATHPLREAKVLVEDIEDNPGFFKVRLFARPHFQIEGLDVNLSLVSQMPKEKK
- a CDS encoding IS5 family transposase, with the protein product MSTFFQQTAQAMIAKHIDRFPLLKLDQVIDWQPIEQYLNRQRTRYLRDHRGRPAYPLLSMFKAVLLGQWHSLSDPELEHSLITRIDFNLFCRFDELSIPDYSTLCRYRNWLAQDDTLSELLKLINCQLAEKNLKVEKASAAAVDATIIQTAGSKQRQAIEVDEEGQVSGQTTPSKDKDARWTKKNGLYKLGYKQHTRTDEEGYIEKLHITPANVHECNHLSPLLEGIAEGTTVYADKGYDSKENRQHLKEHQLLDGIMRKACRNRPLTEAQTKRNRYLSKTRYVVEQSFGTLHRKFRYARAAYFGLCKVSTQSHLKAMCLNLLKAANRLSVPVAA